The proteins below come from a single Saccharopolyspora sp. SCSIO 74807 genomic window:
- a CDS encoding ferredoxin: MKITIDEAKCVGAGQCVLSAPEIFDQRDEDGVVILLDEAPPESEHDNARTAAQLCPAAAIAVHE, from the coding sequence TTGAAGATCACTATCGACGAGGCGAAGTGCGTCGGTGCCGGCCAGTGCGTGCTGAGCGCCCCCGAGATCTTCGACCAGCGCGATGAGGACGGCGTCGTGATCCTGCTCGACGAGGCTCCGCCGGAGTCCGAGCACGACAACGCTCGCACCGCCGCGCAGCTGTGCCCGGCTGCCGCGATCGCAGTGCACGAATGA
- a CDS encoding carboxymuconolactone decarboxylase family protein encodes MTNDSLDDRRERGLRRMLEVTCVDENTPTPPIEPRSVEEHAVKVVFGELWSNDALSDRDRRLITLGILGALGAERELPWHIRGALDSGDLSPDQMRETALQIAHYAGVPRGASVSTIIRETTGQTGSTETEA; translated from the coding sequence ATGACCAACGATTCGCTCGATGACCGCAGAGAGCGCGGACTGCGACGCATGCTCGAAGTCACCTGCGTCGACGAGAACACCCCGACGCCTCCGATCGAACCGCGTTCGGTCGAGGAGCACGCGGTGAAGGTCGTTTTTGGCGAGCTGTGGTCCAACGATGCGCTCAGCGATCGGGACCGCAGGCTGATCACCCTCGGGATTCTGGGGGCTCTTGGTGCGGAGCGCGAACTTCCCTGGCACATCAGGGGAGCGCTGGACTCCGGGGACCTGAGCCCGGACCAGATGCGGGAGACGGCGCTGCAGATCGCGCACTACGCGGGCGTGCCCCGTGGGGCGAGCGTGTCGACGATCATCCGCGAGACCACCGGTCAGACCGGATCCACCGAGACGGAGGCGTGA
- a CDS encoding NAD(P)-dependent oxidoreductase: MDAGAAEGRSLRAGVVGLGMIGGGIAISLARRGRVPVVYDVRPEAAELPGDPELLGSPAEVAARSDVVLIAVVSAEQAREVITGESGLLAGAQPGSTVVLLSTVELSIVRELAEVCAASGVAFLDSGVTPGDKAAENGLVTMVGGDAETVEKTRPVLADFAKEVVHCGPLGAGMATKLARNIVTYGCWRAVAEAAGLADAAGVPAETLMQVIITADPNGSTLLQLLRMQRLDEAGAKALLSSVSKTDTELDGPAAQAAAAEVVRGIFPLMDKDLDAAQRLGSALELDLPLVDVTRSQAKATLGAEEK; this comes from the coding sequence ATGGACGCAGGAGCAGCAGAGGGCCGGTCGTTGCGCGCCGGCGTCGTCGGGCTCGGCATGATCGGCGGGGGAATCGCCATCAGCCTGGCCCGTCGGGGCCGGGTGCCGGTGGTCTACGACGTTCGCCCGGAGGCCGCCGAGCTGCCGGGTGATCCGGAACTGCTGGGCTCCCCGGCGGAGGTGGCCGCGCGCAGCGACGTGGTGCTCATCGCCGTTGTCTCCGCTGAGCAGGCGCGGGAGGTAATCACCGGCGAGTCCGGGTTGCTGGCCGGTGCCCAGCCCGGATCGACGGTCGTGCTGCTGAGCACCGTCGAACTGTCGATCGTGCGGGAACTCGCCGAGGTGTGCGCCGCGTCCGGTGTCGCCTTCCTCGACTCCGGTGTCACTCCGGGTGACAAGGCCGCCGAGAACGGCCTGGTCACCATGGTCGGCGGCGATGCGGAGACGGTCGAGAAGACGCGGCCGGTGCTGGCCGACTTCGCCAAGGAGGTCGTGCACTGCGGTCCGCTCGGGGCGGGGATGGCGACCAAGCTCGCGCGCAACATCGTGACCTACGGCTGCTGGCGCGCGGTCGCTGAGGCGGCAGGGCTGGCGGACGCCGCCGGCGTGCCAGCGGAGACGCTCATGCAGGTCATCATCACGGCCGACCCGAACGGCAGCACGCTGCTGCAGCTGCTGAGGATGCAGCGACTGGACGAGGCCGGCGCTAAGGCGCTGCTCAGCAGCGTGTCGAAGACGGACACGGAACTGGACGGGCCTGCTGCACAGGCAGCGGCCGCCGAGGTCGTGCGCGGGATCTTCCCGTTGATGGACAAGGATCTTGACGCCGCGCAGCGGCTCGGGAGCGCGCTGGAGCTCGACCTGCCGCTGGTCGACGTCACCCGTTCCCAGGCGAAGGCGACCCTCGGAGCGGAGGAGAAATGA
- a CDS encoding carboxymuconolactone decarboxylase family protein → MNDRYQRGRAVMDEVYGPGFSAALDGQSGPFLKETVEHLFGEVWNRPDLSTRDRRLLVLGATAAFGRADLVQVQARGALASGDCTPDELHESVLQLAFYVGWGNATSVQEGIARAVAETTTAAEPNQD, encoded by the coding sequence ATGAACGACCGGTACCAGCGCGGGCGCGCGGTGATGGACGAGGTGTACGGGCCCGGCTTCAGCGCCGCGCTCGACGGGCAGAGCGGGCCGTTTCTGAAGGAGACGGTCGAGCATCTCTTCGGCGAGGTCTGGAACCGGCCCGATCTGTCTACAAGGGACCGGAGGCTGCTCGTGCTCGGCGCGACCGCCGCGTTCGGACGGGCGGACCTGGTGCAGGTGCAGGCCCGCGGCGCCCTCGCCAGTGGCGACTGCACGCCGGACGAACTGCACGAATCAGTGCTGCAGCTGGCGTTCTACGTCGGGTGGGGCAACGCCACCTCGGTTCAGGAGGGAATCGCCCGAGCGGTCGCGGAGACCACCACGGCCGCGGAACCGAACCAGGACTGA
- a CDS encoding cytochrome P450: MTQSMPTTRDGDAPLDPPPEYQTLQEEQPVHWVTFPNGTEGWLVTRFEEGSAVFSDPRMSARRPRHDNPPGEEPEGAEQQGGGGLPPMFVMMDEPDHGAYRKLLAGKFTPKSVQNRLQPYIDKIVDEHLDAIAATDEPVDLVQALCLPIPCLVICELLGVPYEDRDGFHGATEQMMDMSNPREQRDAGAQWLLQYIGKLVEEKRANPDSPGLLAELVRIADEGGTILTNEDLTGVGALLLFAGHDTTAAMMGLSIMTLLSQPEKWQQLRDEPAKIGTAVEELLRYLTIVQFGLGRVATEDLELGGAQIREGDLVVVAMPAANRDPRAFDNPDMADFDRKMSRHLAFGYGVHQCLGQNIARAELKTVLPRLIERFPNLRLAVDPSDVPMDTHGTNYGVRALPVTW, encoded by the coding sequence ATGACTCAGTCGATGCCCACCACGCGCGACGGCGACGCTCCGCTGGATCCGCCGCCCGAGTACCAGACCCTGCAGGAGGAGCAGCCGGTCCATTGGGTGACGTTCCCGAACGGCACCGAGGGCTGGTTGGTGACGCGGTTCGAGGAAGGCAGCGCGGTCTTCTCCGACCCGCGTATGAGTGCCCGTCGGCCGCGCCACGACAACCCTCCGGGCGAGGAGCCTGAAGGTGCCGAGCAGCAGGGCGGCGGTGGGCTGCCTCCGATGTTCGTGATGATGGACGAGCCCGACCACGGCGCTTACCGCAAGCTGCTGGCGGGCAAGTTCACCCCGAAGTCCGTGCAGAACCGTCTGCAGCCGTACATCGACAAGATCGTGGACGAGCACCTGGATGCCATCGCCGCAACCGACGAGCCGGTCGATCTGGTGCAGGCGCTGTGCCTGCCGATCCCGTGTCTGGTGATCTGCGAGCTGCTGGGTGTGCCGTACGAGGACCGGGACGGGTTCCACGGCGCGACCGAGCAGATGATGGACATGAGCAACCCGCGTGAGCAACGGGACGCCGGTGCGCAGTGGTTGCTGCAGTACATCGGGAAGTTGGTCGAGGAGAAGCGTGCGAATCCGGACTCGCCCGGTCTGCTGGCCGAGCTGGTCCGCATCGCCGACGAGGGCGGCACGATCCTGACCAACGAGGATCTGACCGGGGTCGGTGCGCTGCTGCTGTTCGCCGGGCACGACACCACAGCGGCCATGATGGGCCTGTCGATCATGACGCTGCTCAGCCAGCCGGAGAAGTGGCAACAGCTGCGCGATGAGCCCGCCAAGATCGGCACCGCGGTGGAGGAACTGCTGCGCTACCTCACGATCGTCCAATTCGGACTCGGTCGGGTGGCCACGGAAGACCTGGAGCTCGGCGGCGCGCAGATCCGCGAGGGTGATCTGGTCGTGGTGGCGATGCCGGCGGCCAACCGGGACCCGCGGGCGTTCGACAACCCGGACATGGCCGATTTCGACCGCAAGATGAGCCGCCACTTGGCCTTCGGGTACGGGGTGCACCAGTGCCTCGGACAGAACATCGCTCGGGCCGAGCTCAAGACCGTGCTGCCCCGGCTGATCGAGCGTTTCCCGAACCTGCGGCTGGCCGTGGATCCCTCGGATGTCCCGATGGACACCCACGGCACGAACTACGGCGTCCGGGCTCTGCCGGTCACCTGGTAA
- a CDS encoding TetR/AcrR family transcriptional regulator, with translation MSDRPRSPRGQGEQLRVEVLEAVNRLLAEWGSDEKLTMRAVAKEVGVAAPSIYLHFSDKAELVWAALTDKYEQLADRMRLADEAVAGEDVRARLLAQVHAYCRFAMRNPGHYRLMYEIRQPAVDPERLGRHPSRLVARSFRSGIQRCLAAGYAVGLPPRQAAHTLWTGLHGMLSLQHSLSLEPDRDLVAGLAGGLVDVLVSAEPQHGAQPPDTAIEQVLARTITDDED, from the coding sequence ATGAGCGATCGGCCGCGTAGTCCCCGTGGGCAGGGCGAACAGCTTCGAGTGGAAGTGCTCGAGGCCGTGAACCGGTTGCTCGCCGAGTGGGGCAGCGACGAGAAGCTGACCATGCGGGCGGTCGCCAAAGAGGTGGGCGTGGCCGCTCCGAGCATCTACCTGCACTTCAGCGACAAGGCGGAGCTGGTGTGGGCGGCGTTGACGGACAAGTACGAGCAGCTGGCCGACCGCATGCGACTGGCCGATGAAGCGGTGGCCGGGGAGGACGTTCGCGCGAGGCTGCTCGCGCAGGTGCACGCCTACTGTCGGTTCGCGATGCGGAACCCGGGTCACTACCGGTTGATGTACGAGATCCGCCAGCCAGCGGTCGATCCGGAGCGGCTCGGCCGGCACCCGTCGCGACTGGTGGCCCGCAGCTTCCGGAGCGGGATTCAGCGGTGCTTGGCAGCGGGGTACGCCGTCGGCCTCCCACCTCGACAAGCCGCGCACACGCTCTGGACCGGACTGCACGGGATGCTCTCGTTGCAGCACAGCCTGTCGCTGGAGCCCGATCGAGACCTGGTCGCGGGGCTCGCCGGGGGCCTGGTGGACGTTCTGGTGAGCGCTGAGCCGCAGCACGGGGCGCAGCCGCCGGACACCGCGATCGAGCAGGTGCTCGCGCGGACCATCACCGACGACGAGGACTGA
- a CDS encoding SDR family oxidoreductase: MTGKLDGRVAVVVGGGQTAGQTVGNGRAAALTYAREGAAVLVVDRELGSADETAALVRDEGFKAEAHQADITRDEDCRGIAEAAITSWGRIDVLHNNVGIVLPGSTEDLSEQDWKRGFDVNLTGMWSSCRYVLPHMREQGSGSVVNITSLASFAAGPSAIVYTTSKSAVNSMTRSLALDYAPHGVRVNAIAPGMVDTPMGVDSVAQASGKPRDEVAEGRAAMVPLKYPATGWDIAKAALFFVSDDAAFITGTVLPVDGGSALLTASTVPPGY; the protein is encoded by the coding sequence ATGACCGGGAAACTTGATGGCCGCGTCGCCGTGGTGGTCGGCGGCGGGCAGACCGCGGGACAGACCGTGGGAAACGGGCGGGCGGCTGCGTTGACCTACGCCCGTGAAGGGGCTGCGGTGCTTGTGGTGGACCGCGAACTCGGGTCGGCGGACGAGACCGCGGCGCTGGTTCGAGACGAAGGGTTCAAGGCCGAGGCGCACCAGGCCGACATCACCCGCGACGAGGACTGCCGCGGCATCGCCGAAGCCGCGATCACCAGCTGGGGCCGCATCGACGTGTTGCACAACAACGTTGGCATCGTCCTGCCCGGCAGCACCGAGGATCTGTCCGAACAGGACTGGAAGCGCGGGTTCGACGTGAACCTCACCGGCATGTGGTCGAGCTGCCGGTACGTGCTGCCGCACATGCGCGAGCAAGGTTCCGGTTCGGTCGTGAACATCACTTCGCTGGCGAGTTTCGCGGCCGGGCCGAGCGCGATCGTCTACACGACGTCGAAGTCGGCGGTGAACTCGATGACCCGATCGCTGGCCTTGGACTACGCACCGCACGGCGTGCGGGTCAACGCGATCGCGCCGGGCATGGTCGACACGCCGATGGGCGTGGATTCGGTGGCGCAAGCCAGTGGCAAACCGCGGGACGAGGTGGCCGAGGGGCGGGCGGCGATGGTCCCGCTGAAGTACCCGGCGACCGGCTGGGACATCGCCAAGGCAGCGCTGTTTTTCGTCTCCGACGACGCCGCGTTCATCACCGGAACGGTCCTGCCCGTCGACGGCGGCAGCGCCCTGCTCACCGCTTCGACCGTCCCACCCGGCTACTGA
- a CDS encoding cytochrome P450 — MTSTTEHPAFPASRSCPFAPPDLYAEAREDGRPRRVTIWRGDSPWLLTRHDQVQQMLLDPRFSGDVTLAGFPNSSPSQPDVEGGLFFRKEGDEHLPTRRILNPDFTAKRAQSWRPRIAELVEAAIDDMLGQPRPLDLIEHFALAVPTAVICEVLGVDQSETSVLHESMKLVTDIEAPYDDKIAAHQKVVDLLTRYAEQKRGDSDERLLSRLVNVHVPNGDITFDEAVRLGVLVIGAGHETTSNMLGLGALALIREPEQRAKLLADPDKLASTCTEEMLRYWTITQTEPRRVALEDAEIGGQLIKAGEGVVCSLGAANRDPEVFEDPENLDVARSERRHVAFGHGVHQCLGQNLARVEMQVAWPKLFARIPDLRLAVPESDLRFLDTHLTYGLHELPVTW; from the coding sequence ATGACCAGCACCACAGAGCACCCTGCTTTTCCCGCTTCCCGCAGCTGTCCGTTCGCTCCGCCGGACCTCTACGCCGAGGCCCGGGAGGACGGCAGGCCCCGCCGGGTGACGATCTGGCGCGGCGATTCGCCGTGGCTGCTCACGCGGCATGACCAGGTCCAGCAGATGCTGCTGGATCCGCGGTTCAGCGGGGATGTCACGTTGGCCGGCTTCCCCAACAGCAGCCCGTCGCAACCGGACGTGGAAGGTGGCCTGTTCTTCCGCAAGGAGGGCGACGAACACCTGCCCACCCGCCGCATCCTCAACCCGGACTTCACCGCGAAGCGGGCCCAGTCCTGGCGGCCCCGCATCGCGGAGCTGGTCGAAGCCGCGATCGACGACATGCTTGGACAGCCCCGGCCGCTGGACCTGATCGAGCACTTCGCGTTGGCGGTGCCGACGGCGGTGATCTGCGAGGTGCTGGGGGTCGACCAGTCCGAGACGAGCGTGCTGCACGAGTCGATGAAGCTCGTCACCGACATCGAGGCCCCGTACGACGACAAGATCGCCGCCCATCAGAAGGTGGTCGACCTGCTGACGCGCTACGCGGAGCAGAAGCGGGGTGACTCCGACGAGCGGTTGCTGAGCCGGCTGGTCAACGTGCACGTGCCAAACGGGGACATCACCTTCGACGAGGCCGTCCGGTTGGGCGTGCTCGTGATCGGCGCCGGGCACGAGACGACCTCGAACATGCTCGGACTCGGTGCGCTGGCGCTGATCCGGGAACCCGAGCAGCGCGCCAAATTGCTCGCGGATCCGGACAAGCTGGCCAGCACCTGCACCGAGGAGATGCTGCGGTACTGGACGATCACGCAGACCGAGCCGCGCCGCGTCGCGCTGGAAGATGCCGAGATCGGCGGCCAGCTGATCAAGGCCGGTGAAGGCGTGGTCTGCTCGCTGGGCGCGGCCAACCGCGACCCCGAGGTATTCGAGGACCCGGAGAACCTGGACGTCGCCCGGTCCGAGCGGCGGCACGTGGCCTTCGGGCACGGGGTGCACCAGTGCCTCGGGCAGAACCTGGCGCGGGTGGAGATGCAGGTCGCCTGGCCGAAGCTGTTCGCCCGCATCCCCGACCTGCGACTGGCCGTGCCGGAGTCCGATCTGCGGTTCCTCGACACCCACCTCACCTACGGCTTGCACGAACTGCCCGTCACCTGGTGA
- a CDS encoding TetR/AcrR family transcriptional regulator: MEDRAPEREPRERNPRGQGERLRDEVLAALVRLVGDEERMRPLPLSLREVAREAGVTAPALYRHFADKEELGRAAEQDGFARLVAAMDAADEAAAGGAPSERLIAVAQAYCRFALENLGYFRIMFKAGMAGFDEMRTVPSSAEQLAERWRAAVVRLREQGIELSQSPEQAAMFVWSSVHGRLTLSSAVEAVWPLGDVFVYVEKLVDSLVKTGLPRLSAM; encoded by the coding sequence ATGGAAGATCGGGCCCCGGAGCGGGAGCCTCGCGAGCGCAACCCGCGAGGGCAAGGCGAGCGGCTGCGCGATGAAGTGCTGGCGGCGTTGGTTCGTCTGGTTGGTGACGAGGAGCGGATGCGTCCGTTGCCGCTGTCGTTGCGCGAGGTGGCGCGCGAAGCGGGTGTGACCGCGCCCGCGCTCTACCGGCACTTCGCGGACAAGGAAGAGTTGGGCCGCGCTGCCGAGCAGGACGGGTTCGCGCGGTTGGTGGCTGCGATGGACGCTGCTGACGAGGCGGCGGCGGGCGGTGCTCCGAGTGAGCGGTTGATCGCGGTGGCGCAGGCATACTGCCGGTTCGCGCTGGAGAACCTCGGATACTTCCGGATCATGTTCAAGGCAGGGATGGCGGGCTTTGACGAAATGCGCACTGTGCCGAGCTCGGCGGAGCAGCTGGCCGAGCGGTGGCGTGCGGCGGTGGTGCGGCTGCGGGAGCAGGGCATCGAGCTGAGCCAGTCCCCGGAGCAGGCTGCGATGTTCGTGTGGTCGTCGGTGCACGGGCGGTTGACGTTGTCCTCTGCTGTCGAGGCCGTGTGGCCGCTGGGTGATGTGTTCGTGTATGTGGAGAAGCTGGTGGACTCGCTGGTGAAGACCGGTTTGCCGCGCTTGTCGGCTATGTGA